Proteins from a genomic interval of Phenylobacterium sp. LH3H17:
- a CDS encoding NeuD/PglB/VioB family sugar acetyltransferase, producing MRLVIFGAGDLAEICHHYFTNYTEHRVEGFLVDDDYHTRSHLLDLPVLPARDAITTWPPGTHEMFVAIGYGGGNLNREAKCQEMRARGYRLASFIHPTAVADGLSMGDNCLVSEHAVVQPYSQLGDGVIVRAGSIIGHHATVGNYCYVAPGVTMGGGCRIGRRVFLGLGVLVRDRILVADDVEVGMGGVVTKTADRPGLYMGCPARRVPGRREPSPG from the coding sequence ATGCGCCTCGTGATCTTTGGCGCCGGCGACCTTGCCGAGATCTGCCATCACTACTTTACGAACTATACGGAGCACCGGGTCGAAGGGTTTCTCGTCGATGATGACTACCACACCCGGTCGCATCTCCTCGACCTACCTGTGCTGCCCGCACGCGACGCCATCACCACCTGGCCGCCGGGCACGCATGAGATGTTCGTCGCGATTGGCTATGGCGGCGGAAACCTGAACCGGGAGGCAAAGTGCCAGGAGATGCGGGCGCGCGGCTACCGCCTCGCGAGTTTCATCCATCCCACGGCTGTCGCGGACGGGCTTTCGATGGGTGACAACTGCCTCGTGTCAGAACACGCCGTCGTCCAACCGTACTCCCAGTTGGGCGACGGGGTCATCGTGCGCGCGGGGAGCATCATCGGGCATCATGCTACTGTGGGGAACTACTGCTACGTCGCCCCCGGCGTGACCATGGGAGGGGGATGTCGCATCGGGCGCCGCGTGTTCCTGGGTTTAGGCGTGCTCGTGCGCGACAGGATTCTTGTGGCCGATGATGTCGAAGTCGGCATGGGCGGCGTGGTAACGAAGACTGCGGACCGGCCTGGCCTCTATATGGGCTGCCCGGCGCGGCGCGTCCCCGGGCGCCGGGAACCTTCTCCCGGCTGA
- a CDS encoding WbqC family protein, which translates to MTTVGIIQPNFIPWRGYFDFIRDVDVFVFLDDVQYTTRDWRNRNRIRTRDGASRWLTVPVRASRSDLIRDVEIDSSTSDWCATHARILKENYRASPFLDEALAMLEETYARHHRLADLDVDLCQRVMARLKISTPTVRSSELGASGAKDERLIDLTRRLGGTRYLSGPSAKGYIQPELWDAAGIDLAYKTYPDYPIYAQIAEPFDPHVSIIDLLIMVGDKAADLLGDQPGEGSRRPGTRRAGQPI; encoded by the coding sequence GTGACCACCGTCGGCATCATTCAACCGAACTTCATCCCCTGGCGGGGATATTTTGACTTCATCCGCGACGTGGACGTCTTCGTTTTCCTCGACGATGTCCAGTACACGACGCGGGATTGGCGCAACCGCAACCGCATCCGCACGCGGGACGGCGCCTCACGGTGGTTGACCGTCCCCGTCCGGGCGTCCCGAAGCGACCTAATCCGGGATGTCGAGATCGATTCCTCCACCTCCGACTGGTGTGCCACACATGCTCGAATTCTGAAGGAGAACTACCGCGCCTCCCCCTTCCTCGACGAGGCTCTTGCGATGCTTGAGGAGACCTACGCCCGGCATCACCGGCTCGCCGACCTCGATGTCGATCTCTGCCAACGGGTCATGGCGCGGCTCAAGATCTCCACGCCTACTGTCCGATCTTCGGAACTGGGCGCGAGCGGCGCGAAGGACGAGAGGTTGATCGACCTTACGCGCCGGCTCGGAGGCACCCGATACCTCTCCGGCCCCTCGGCGAAAGGCTACATCCAGCCAGAGCTCTGGGATGCGGCCGGCATCGACTTGGCCTACAAGACCTATCCCGATTATCCGATCTATGCCCAGATCGCCGAGCCCTTCGATCCACACGTGAGCATCATCGATCTCTTGATAATGGTCGGGGACAAGGCCGCCGATCTTCTCGGGGATCAGCCGGGAGAAGGTTCCCGGCGCCCGGGGACGCGCCGCGCCGGGCAGCCCATATAG